Proteins encoded together in one Armatimonadota bacterium window:
- the gcvH gene encoding glycine cleavage system protein GcvH, which yields MPPDLRYSREHEWARVEKGRVRVGITRYAADRLTDVVYVELPAPGTRVSFMQPFGVVESVKAASDLYAPVSGTVVEVNAALRERPELVNADPYGEGWMIVVVPDDPGELDRLLSADDYARLVGEEG from the coding sequence ATCCCTCCGGATCTGCGGTATTCCCGCGAGCACGAGTGGGCGAGGGTGGAGAAGGGGCGTGTCCGGGTGGGCATTACCCGGTACGCCGCCGACCGGCTCACCGATGTGGTGTACGTGGAGCTGCCGGCTCCCGGGACCCGGGTGTCGTTCATGCAGCCCTTCGGCGTGGTGGAGTCGGTCAAGGCCGCCTCCGACCTGTATGCTCCCGTCAGCGGCACGGTGGTCGAAGTCAACGCCGCCCTGCGGGAGCGGCCCGAGCTGGTCAACGCCGACCCCTACGGCGAGGGATGGATGATCGTCGTGGTCCCCGACGACCCGGGTGAGCTGGACCGCCTCCTGAGCGCCGACGACTACGCCCGCCTGGTGGGCGAGGAGGGCTGA
- the gcvT gene encoding glycine cleavage system aminomethyltransferase GcvT: MAATELKRTSLYASHVAAGARMGPFAGWEMPVQYAGIVAEHRAVRTAAGLFDVSHMGEIEIVGPGALDSVQRLITNDAGRLAVGQGLYTPMCAPTGGILDDLTVFRLGIDRFLMVVNASRTDADFAWIAEHTRQATARNRSAELALLALQGPRAAAVLGRVTRADVGSLRSFHLLDGVEVAGVMCLVSRTGYTGEDGFEIACAWEQAPAVWAALLEGGRPEGLVPAGLGARDTLRLEAGYMLYGQDIDETTTPLEAPLGWTVKFDKGEFIGRAVLWAQKEQGVRRRLVGFEVRDRVIARHGNPLWAGGRRVGSVTSGTFGPWVGKSIGMGYVGVEWAAPGTALEVEVRGRRAEAVVTRLPFYRRR; encoded by the coding sequence ATGGCTGCCACCGAGCTGAAGCGGACGAGCCTGTACGCCTCCCACGTGGCTGCGGGGGCGCGCATGGGGCCATTCGCCGGATGGGAGATGCCGGTGCAGTACGCCGGCATCGTCGCCGAGCACCGGGCGGTGCGCACGGCCGCGGGCCTGTTCGATGTGTCGCACATGGGGGAGATCGAGATCGTCGGGCCCGGCGCCCTGGACTCGGTGCAGCGGCTGATCACCAACGACGCCGGGCGCCTGGCGGTGGGCCAGGGGCTGTACACGCCCATGTGCGCGCCCACCGGCGGGATCCTGGACGACCTCACGGTGTTCCGGCTGGGCATTGACCGCTTCCTGATGGTGGTGAACGCCAGCCGGACCGATGCGGACTTCGCGTGGATCGCCGAGCACACCCGGCAGGCCACCGCCCGCAACCGGTCCGCGGAGCTGGCGCTGCTGGCCCTCCAGGGTCCTCGGGCGGCGGCGGTGCTGGGGCGGGTGACGCGGGCCGACGTGGGATCCCTGCGGTCCTTCCACCTGCTGGACGGCGTGGAGGTGGCCGGGGTGATGTGCCTGGTGTCGCGCACCGGCTACACGGGCGAGGACGGGTTTGAGATCGCCTGCGCGTGGGAGCAGGCGCCGGCGGTGTGGGCCGCGCTGCTGGAGGGCGGGCGTCCGGAGGGGCTTGTGCCCGCCGGGTTGGGAGCGCGGGACACTCTGCGCCTGGAGGCCGGCTACATGCTGTACGGTCAGGACATCGACGAGACCACCACTCCCCTGGAGGCTCCGCTGGGGTGGACGGTTAAGTTTGACAAGGGGGAGTTCATCGGCCGGGCGGTCCTGTGGGCCCAGAAGGAGCAGGGCGTGCGCCGGCGCCTGGTGGGATTCGAGGTGCGGGACCGGGTGATTGCCCGCCACGGAAACCCGCTGTGGGCCGGCGGGCGGCGGGTGGGGAGCGTGACCAGCGGGACGTTCGGACCGTGGGTGGGCAAGAGCATCGGCATGGGCTACGTGGGAGTCGAGTGGGCGGCGCCCGGGACGGCCCTGGAGGTGGAGGTGCGGGGCCGCCGCGCCGAGGCGGTGGTGACGCGGCTGCCGTTTTACCGAAGGAGGTGA
- a CDS encoding phosphoribosyltransferase has product MEGWPRATPPMIFRDRREAGAQLAEALQSCRDRRPVVLAVPRGGVVVGYQVAVALDAPLDVVVPRKLRAPFNPELAIGAVAHDGSVYLDEGLVRTLGVPDDYLRQEIAYQTEEIRRRMHAYRGERPLPDVAGATAIVVDDGVATGATMIAALRAVRALGPRELVAAVPVAPPETVERLRREADQVVCLHTPALFYAVGQFYEDFSQTTDEEVVALLRARAAQLPADLAARPAGRDATGEPGG; this is encoded by the coding sequence GTGGAAGGATGGCCCCGGGCGACTCCCCCCATGATCTTCCGCGACCGCCGGGAAGCCGGAGCGCAGCTGGCGGAGGCCCTGCAGTCCTGCCGGGATCGTCGCCCGGTCGTGCTGGCGGTGCCACGAGGCGGCGTGGTGGTGGGGTATCAGGTGGCTGTCGCGCTGGACGCCCCGCTGGACGTCGTGGTGCCGCGCAAGCTGCGGGCGCCGTTCAATCCGGAGCTGGCCATCGGCGCCGTGGCCCATGACGGCTCCGTGTACCTGGACGAGGGGCTTGTGCGCACGCTGGGGGTCCCCGACGACTACCTGCGCCAGGAGATCGCGTATCAGACCGAGGAAATCCGGCGCCGGATGCACGCCTACCGGGGAGAGCGCCCCCTGCCCGACGTGGCCGGGGCCACCGCCATCGTCGTCGACGACGGCGTGGCCACCGGCGCCACCATGATCGCGGCCCTGCGGGCGGTCCGCGCCCTGGGGCCGCGGGAGCTGGTGGCGGCGGTTCCGGTGGCCCCGCCGGAGACGGTGGAGCGGCTGCGGCGGGAGGCCGACCAGGTCGTGTGCCTGCACACGCCGGCCCTGTTCTACGCCGTGGGTCAGTTCTACGAGGACTTCTCGCAGACCACCGATGAGGAAGTGGTCGCCCTCCTGCGCGCCCGGGCCGCCCAGCTGCCCGCGGACCTCGCCGCCCGCCCGGCAGGCCGCGACGCCACGGGTGAGCCGGGCGGCTGA
- a CDS encoding pyridoxal-dependent decarboxylase — MDVRGGAAGDMPAEEFRRAAHRVVDWIADYLERVGEYPVLARTAPGEIARGLPAAPPRQGEPVDAILRDVDEVILPGITHWNHPAFFGYFAITGSGPGILGEMLAAALNVNGMLWKTSPAATELEEVALGWLRQMVGLPGEFFGVIMDTASVASLCAIAAAREAVAEYPVRLRGLAGGPRLRLYTSEQAHSSVEKAALVLGLGQDGVRKIPTDNAFRMDPQALAEAVAEDRRQGWRPFCVAATVGTTSTTSIDPVPAIADVCEREGLWLHVDAAYAGMAAVAPEYRWVLDGCARADSVVINPHKWLFVPIDCSAFYCRRPEVLRRAFSLVPDYLRTPERDREGVRDLMDYGIQLGRRFRGLKLWMVIRYFGSEGVASRIRDHIALAQRFAAWVDAHPDFERMAPAPLSVVCFRAHPAGLRGRVGPETLDGLNADVLERVNATGRAFLSHTRLRGRMTLRLAVGNLRTTERHVRQAWDLIQEATAAAVRAAGLAR; from the coding sequence ATGGATGTCCGCGGCGGGGCGGCGGGCGATATGCCCGCCGAGGAATTCCGGCGGGCCGCCCACCGGGTGGTGGACTGGATCGCCGACTACCTGGAGCGGGTGGGAGAGTATCCCGTCCTGGCGCGCACGGCGCCGGGCGAGATCGCCCGCGGGCTGCCGGCGGCGCCTCCGCGGCAGGGCGAGCCCGTCGATGCCATCCTGCGCGATGTGGACGAGGTGATCCTGCCGGGCATCACCCACTGGAACCACCCGGCGTTCTTCGGCTACTTCGCCATCACCGGGTCCGGGCCCGGCATTCTCGGGGAGATGCTGGCGGCCGCCCTCAACGTCAACGGAATGCTGTGGAAGACCTCCCCCGCGGCCACCGAGCTGGAGGAGGTGGCGCTGGGGTGGCTGCGGCAGATGGTGGGGCTGCCGGGCGAGTTCTTCGGCGTGATCATGGACACCGCGTCGGTGGCCAGCCTGTGCGCCATCGCCGCCGCCCGGGAGGCGGTGGCCGAGTACCCGGTGCGGCTGCGCGGCCTCGCCGGCGGGCCGCGCCTGCGCCTGTACACGTCCGAGCAGGCCCACTCCTCCGTCGAGAAGGCCGCCCTGGTCTTGGGCCTGGGACAGGACGGCGTGCGCAAGATCCCGACCGACAACGCCTTCCGCATGGACCCGCAGGCGCTGGCGGAGGCCGTTGCCGAGGACCGGCGGCAGGGGTGGCGCCCGTTCTGCGTGGCGGCCACCGTCGGCACCACGTCCACCACCAGCATCGACCCGGTGCCGGCCATCGCCGACGTCTGCGAGCGCGAGGGGTTGTGGCTGCACGTGGACGCGGCATACGCCGGGATGGCGGCGGTGGCCCCGGAGTACCGGTGGGTCCTGGATGGCTGCGCGCGGGCCGACTCGGTGGTGATCAACCCCCACAAGTGGTTGTTCGTGCCCATCGATTGCAGCGCGTTCTACTGCCGGCGCCCCGAGGTGCTGCGCCGGGCCTTCAGCCTGGTACCCGACTACCTGCGGACCCCCGAGCGCGATCGGGAGGGCGTCCGGGACCTGATGGACTACGGGATCCAGCTGGGCCGCCGCTTCCGGGGTCTGAAGCTGTGGATGGTCATCCGGTACTTCGGATCCGAGGGCGTCGCCTCGCGCATCCGGGATCACATCGCGCTGGCGCAGCGGTTCGCGGCGTGGGTGGATGCCCACCCGGACTTCGAGCGGATGGCGCCCGCGCCCCTGTCGGTGGTCTGCTTCCGCGCCCACCCGGCCGGGCTGCGCGGGCGGGTGGGCCCGGAAACACTGGACGGGCTCAACGCGGACGTCCTCGAGCGCGTCAACGCCACAGGCCGGGCCTTTCTCTCCCACACCCGGCTGCGGGGGCGGATGACCCTGCGGCTGGCGGTGGGCAATCTGCGCACCACGGAGCGCCACGTGCGCCAGGCGTGGGACCTGATCCAGGAGGCCACGGCCGCTGCGGTCCGGGCGGCCGGCCTGGCGCGCTGA
- a CDS encoding HDIG domain-containing protein produces the protein MSRDQAWDLVCRWIQSANLRKHLLAVEAAMREYARRFGEDEDTWGVVGLLHDLDYERCPSQEAGHPFVGVEELRRLQVPEEWTRAILSHADYSGVPRRTPMERALYAVDELVGFIIAVALVKPGRSLAEVDVDSVKRKMKDKAFARGVNRDDVIRGAAELGVPLDEHIATVLRALQRAAPALGL, from the coding sequence CTGAGCCGGGACCAGGCGTGGGATCTGGTCTGCCGGTGGATCCAGAGCGCCAACCTGCGCAAGCACCTCCTGGCGGTGGAAGCGGCCATGCGGGAGTATGCGCGCCGGTTCGGGGAGGACGAAGACACCTGGGGCGTGGTGGGGCTGCTGCACGACCTGGATTACGAGCGCTGCCCGTCCCAGGAGGCCGGGCACCCGTTTGTGGGGGTGGAGGAGCTGCGCCGGCTGCAAGTGCCCGAGGAGTGGACGCGGGCCATTCTGTCCCACGCCGACTATTCGGGGGTGCCGCGCCGCACGCCGATGGAGAGGGCCCTGTACGCCGTCGACGAGCTGGTGGGGTTCATCATCGCGGTGGCGCTGGTCAAACCCGGGCGCAGCCTGGCCGAGGTCGACGTGGACTCGGTGAAGAGGAAGATGAAGGACAAGGCCTTCGCCCGGGGGGTGAACCGGGACGACGTGATCCGGGGGGCGGCCGAGCTGGGCGTGCCCCTGGACGAGCACATCGCCACGGTCCTGCGGGCGCTGCAGCGGGCGGCGCCCGCGCTGGGGCTGTAG
- a CDS encoding ParB/RepB/Spo0J family partition protein — MPESPLPSPEPRRRALGRGLGALIPGADLPDRPSEIPLSRLSPGAFQPRQEIDPQELAELAESVRRHGVLQPIVVRPVGDRFEVVAGERRWRAAEAAGLQTIPAVIRELDDRQAVEVALVENLQRQDLSPLERARAYRRLVEEFGLTQEQVAERVGKSQPAVANTLRLLQLPAPVQASLEAGRISEGHARAILGAGSAQRMLAVWEKVERRGLSVRETEALVRSSISREMRPRHPARSDPHLRAVEQDLSRRYGTDVRVVGGTRRGKLVFAYRSEDDLQRLLDLLLG; from the coding sequence GTGCCGGAATCCCCGCTGCCGTCGCCTGAACCTCGCCGCCGGGCCTTGGGCCGCGGCTTGGGCGCCCTGATCCCCGGGGCTGACCTGCCCGACCGCCCTTCGGAGATCCCGCTGTCCAGGCTCTCCCCGGGCGCCTTTCAACCCCGGCAGGAGATTGACCCCCAGGAGCTGGCGGAGCTGGCGGAGTCCGTGCGCCGTCACGGGGTCCTGCAGCCCATCGTGGTTCGCCCCGTGGGGGACCGCTTCGAAGTGGTCGCGGGGGAACGCCGATGGCGGGCGGCGGAGGCGGCGGGCTTGCAGACCATCCCGGCCGTGATCAGGGAGCTGGACGACCGCCAGGCGGTGGAGGTGGCGCTGGTGGAAAACCTCCAGCGCCAGGATCTCTCCCCCCTGGAGAGGGCGCGGGCCTACCGCCGGCTGGTCGAGGAGTTCGGCCTGACGCAGGAACAGGTGGCCGAGCGCGTCGGCAAGAGCCAGCCGGCGGTGGCCAACACCCTGCGCCTCCTGCAGCTGCCGGCCCCCGTGCAGGCCAGCCTGGAGGCCGGCAGGATCAGCGAGGGGCACGCCCGAGCCATCCTGGGAGCGGGCAGTGCCCAGAGAATGCTGGCGGTGTGGGAGAAGGTGGAGCGGCGGGGCCTGTCCGTGCGCGAGACCGAGGCCCTGGTCCGGTCGTCTATTTCACGTGAAATGCGCCCGCGGCACCCGGCGCGATCCGACCCCCACCTGCGGGCTGTGGAGCAGGACCTGTCCAGACGGTACGGCACCGACGTCCGCGTGGTGGGGGGCACCCGACGGGGAAAGCTGGTCTTTGCCTATCGGTCGGAAGACGACCTCCAGAGGCTGCTGGACCTCCTGCTGGGCTGA
- a CDS encoding ParA family protein, whose protein sequence is MGLVVAVANQKGGVGKTTTAVNVAAALALDGLRVLVVDADPQGHATGGLGISRPLPAPSLYDVLIHGVSLSSALVPSPVKGVDVAPSSPDLAGAEVEMVSLPSRELRLRDALRPVREWYEFVFVDCPPSLGLLTVNALVAADEVMVPLQCEYYALEGLSRLVETVGLVRRRLHPELRVGGVVLTMFDPRTALASQVAAEVRRHFPREVYQTVIPRSVRLAEAPSFGQPVVTYAPQSSGAQAYVSLAREVRARAGIPAAVA, encoded by the coding sequence ATGGGACTGGTCGTCGCGGTGGCCAACCAGAAGGGGGGAGTGGGCAAGACCACCACTGCCGTCAACGTGGCGGCGGCTCTGGCTCTGGACGGGCTGCGCGTGCTGGTGGTGGACGCCGACCCCCAGGGGCACGCCACGGGCGGCCTGGGGATATCCCGGCCCCTGCCGGCGCCATCCCTGTACGACGTCCTGATCCACGGAGTGTCCCTGTCCTCTGCCCTCGTGCCCTCCCCCGTGAAGGGGGTGGATGTGGCGCCCTCCAGCCCGGACCTGGCCGGCGCCGAGGTGGAGATGGTGAGCCTGCCGTCACGCGAACTCCGCCTCCGGGATGCGCTGCGGCCCGTGCGGGAGTGGTACGAGTTCGTGTTCGTGGACTGTCCGCCCTCGCTGGGCCTGCTGACGGTCAACGCCCTCGTGGCCGCGGACGAGGTCATGGTTCCTCTTCAGTGCGAGTACTACGCGCTGGAGGGTCTGTCGCGCCTGGTGGAAACGGTGGGGCTGGTCCGCCGGCGCCTCCACCCGGAGTTGAGGGTGGGCGGGGTGGTGCTCACCATGTTTGACCCGCGAACCGCCCTCGCCAGCCAGGTGGCCGCCGAGGTCCGCCGCCACTTCCCCCGCGAGGTGTACCAGACCGTCATCCCCCGCAGCGTGCGCCTGGCGGAGGCGCCGTCGTTCGGCCAGCCGGTGGTCACCTACGCTCCCCAGTCCAGTGGGGCTCAGGCATACGTCAGCCTGGCCAGGGAGGTGCGCGCCCGTGCCGGAATCCCCGCTGCCGTCGCCTGA
- the rsmG gene encoding 16S rRNA (guanine(527)-N(7))-methyltransferase RsmG, whose amino-acid sequence MILDDGQLARLERYLDLLAAWSRRARLTAVADPAEAARVHVADSLLCLRADIPFQSAVVDVGSGAGLPGIPLLIARPDLRVTLVEPSRRKAAFLEMVCAELDLPAEVIAEPSEAVGRDATRRETFDVAVARAVAPLPVLAELLLPLIRPGGKAVLLKGPAAGEEVERSRKALEVLGGGKPTLLDVSIPGGPRRVVVTVPKARPTPDTYPRRPGVPRRRPLA is encoded by the coding sequence GTGATTCTGGACGACGGCCAGCTCGCGCGCCTGGAACGCTACCTGGATCTTCTCGCAGCCTGGAGTCGCCGGGCGCGCCTGACCGCCGTCGCCGATCCCGCCGAGGCCGCGCGGGTTCACGTCGCCGACTCCCTGCTGTGCCTGCGCGCGGACATCCCCTTCCAGTCGGCCGTCGTGGACGTCGGCAGCGGGGCTGGTCTGCCGGGCATTCCCCTGCTGATCGCCCGGCCGGATCTGAGGGTGACATTGGTGGAGCCCTCGCGGAGGAAGGCGGCCTTCTTGGAGATGGTGTGTGCGGAGCTGGACCTGCCCGCCGAGGTCATCGCCGAACCCTCCGAGGCGGTCGGGCGGGATGCAACCCGGAGGGAAACGTTCGATGTGGCGGTGGCGCGGGCGGTGGCGCCTCTGCCCGTCCTGGCCGAGCTGCTTCTGCCTCTGATCCGTCCCGGGGGAAAGGCGGTCCTGCTTAAGGGCCCGGCGGCAGGCGAGGAGGTGGAGCGGTCCCGGAAGGCGCTGGAGGTGCTGGGAGGGGGAAAACCCACCCTCCTGGACGTCTCCATTCCCGGGGGCCCCCGGCGTGTCGTCGTCACCGTTCCCAAGGCCCGCCCGACCCCGGACACCTACCCACGCCGCCCGGGCGTGCCGCGGCGCCGTCCTCTGGCGTGA
- the jag gene encoding RNA-binding cell elongation regulator Jag/EloR: protein MQVEVTGRTVEEAVARALEELGVEREDVEVEVLDPGTRGMLGLGARDARVRVAVKPSPAAVAHQMMARLMDYLGVAGTVRAREQDGGVMVTVDGEHLGALIGRRGTTLEAVQLLLGLMVSRRVRSPVRVTVDAGGYRERRVQALREQALRAAERAVREGREVVLDPMPASDRRVIHTALAGHPAVTTESRGEGEARRVVVIPRTDADAASATES from the coding sequence ATGCAGGTGGAGGTCACCGGCCGGACGGTGGAAGAGGCTGTCGCCCGGGCCCTGGAGGAGCTGGGGGTGGAGAGGGAGGATGTGGAGGTCGAGGTCCTCGACCCCGGTACCCGAGGGATGCTGGGGCTGGGGGCGAGGGACGCCCGGGTCCGGGTGGCGGTCAAGCCCTCCCCGGCAGCCGTGGCCCACCAGATGATGGCGCGGCTGATGGACTATCTGGGGGTGGCGGGCACGGTGAGGGCCAGGGAGCAGGACGGCGGCGTGATGGTCACGGTGGACGGGGAGCACCTGGGAGCGCTGATCGGGCGGCGGGGGACGACGCTGGAGGCGGTCCAGCTCCTCCTGGGCCTGATGGTGAGCCGCAGGGTGCGGTCTCCTGTCCGGGTCACCGTGGACGCGGGAGGATACAGGGAGAGGAGGGTACAGGCGCTGCGGGAGCAGGCCCTGCGGGCCGCCGAGCGGGCGGTCAGGGAGGGTCGGGAAGTTGTCCTCGACCCCATGCCCGCTTCCGACCGGCGGGTGATCCACACCGCCCTCGCCGGGCATCCCGCCGTGACCACCGAAAGCCGCGGCGAGGGGGAGGCCCGTCGCGTGGTCGTCATTCCCCGAACGGACGCAGACGCTGCCTCCGCCACTGAATCCTGA